The nucleotide window AGAGGATTAATATATCAAACAACTAATTATGATGGGCTTTATAAAAAATTAAAGAGCCCTCCTGTTTTTTTATATGTAGGATTTGACCCAACTGCTGACAGTCTTCATATTGGAAATCTTCTTCAAATAATCACCTTGATTAGATTCAGTAAAGCAGGTCATTTTTTAGTTGTTGTGAATGGCACAACCACGGGTTTGATAGGAGATCCTAGTGGCAAGAAATCAGAGAGACCATTATTAGCTAAAAAAGATCTTCTTAAAAATGCTCATAATATTAAAAAACAGTTAAAGCAAATATTAAAACCAGTTAAAAAATCTGTAAAAATAATAACAAACCATCAATGGTTTGATAAAATAAATATAATAGATTTTTTTCGTGACATTGGGAAACATTTTCCAATTGGATATATGCTTGCCAAGGATTCAGTAAAGTCAAGAATGTCATCGGGGATTTCCTTTACAGAATTTAGTTATATGGTTTTGCAAGCATATGATTATTTAAAATTAAATAAAAAATTTAATTGTGAATTACAAATAGGGGGAAGTGATCAGTGGGGGAATATTACGGCTGGAGTTGATTTGATTAGAAAAAGTTTATCAAAAGAGGTTTATGGGCTTACTTTGCCATTAATAACAAGTCCAGATGGTTCAAAATTAGGGAAATCAGTCAAAAATGGAATATGGCTTGACCCAAATAGAACAAATGCTTATCAGTTTTATCAATTTTGGGTAAACACTAGCGATGAACAGGTAATTCAGTTTATAAAATATTTTACTTTTTTAAATAAACAAAAAATTCAGAAATTAGCTGACAAAGTTAAAGCAGAGCCAGCTAAAAGGGAAGCGCAAAAAATATTAGCCAAAGAGCTAACTCAATTTATTCATGGCCAGTCAGCCATGTTAAAAGCTCAAAAAATTTCTCAAACATTGTTTTCTGAAAAGCTGGAATTATTATCAAAGAATGAAATTCAACAAGCATTTGTAAACGTACCTTCAATAAGCATGTCTAAACAGTCAGAAATTGATTTAATTGATGCTTTAGTGTTAATAAAGGCCTGTGCTTCAAAAACACAAGCAAGAGAGCATATTAAAGGAGGAGGAATTTATATAAATGGTCATAAATGTAATCCATCAAAACAAACAATAAATACAACCGATAGATTAAGAGGCAAATATACAATTATTCGTAAAGGAAAAAAGAAATATTTTTTAATTAAATGGTTAATTTAAGATAAATAATGATCGTAGGTATTGACTTTTCAGGCGCAAATCGTAAACAAAAAACAGGAGTTGAATGGTATTCATATTATTTGATTCAACACATGATTAAACTTAAGCATGTAAAAAATATCGATTTTGTCATATATTATTCAAGTAAATTAATTGAAAAAATTAAAAACACACCATTAAATTGGCATTTTAAGAGATTAAATTGGCCTTTTAATTTTGGTTGGACGCAGATTAGGTTGGCTTGGGAATTGTTGAGGAGTAAAGTTGATGTTATATTCTTCCCGTCATATTTTCCACCCTTGCTTACTTTTAATAAATTCAAAGTTACAACAGTTCATGATATTGGTTTTACTTTTTTCCCAAAACAATATTCTTTTTTTAAAAGAATATATTATCCCTTGGCTCATAAAATAGCAGTACATTTCTCAGACATAATTATAGTTCCGTCAAAATTTACGAAAAATGAATTATTAAAAAAATATAAAATTGGACCATCTAAAATAAAAGTTATTCCGATTGCTTACAATAGAAATATTTACAAGCCAAAGAGTGACTTGACTAAGGTTTTATCAAAATATAAAATAAAACAACCATATTTTCTTTATGTTGGCAGGTTAGAAAAAAAGAAAAACATAGCTAACCTTATATTTGCTTATGAAAAATTTTGTAAAAAATATTTAGATAAAGGCAAAGCGCCAAATTTAGTTTTAATTGGTTCTCGTGGACATGGTTATAATAAAGTTAAGTCAAACATTTCGAATAATTCAAAAATAATAGAAATGGGATATGTTGAATTAAAAGACTTGCCTTGTTTTTATTCAGGAGCTATTGCTTTTATTTTTCCATCTATTTATGAGGGGTTTGGGATTCCGGTATTAGAAGCAATGGCTTGTGGTTGCCCTGTAATAGCTAGTAATATCCCTTCTGTTTTAGAAATTTCAGCAAATTCATGCTTGTATTTTAATCCAATTAATTTAGATGATATTGTTTATTCAATGGAAAAAATAATACGAGACGAAAATTTAAGGAAAAATTTATCAATTAAAGGGCTTGATAGAGTTATGGATTTTTCGTGGAGAAAATGCGCACAACAAACATTTGATGTTATGGTGAATAAATTTAATAAATAAAAAATGGCAGATATTATTGGACATAAAAAAAATATTGAATTTCTTAAAAAGAGCATTCAAAATAAAAAAATTTCTCATGCATATTTTTTTTATGGACCATCACATATTGAAAAAAGTTCAGTTGTTGAGTTGTTTTCTTCTATGTTGCTTTGTGAAAATAAATCGTTTTGTAAAAAATGTAAAAATTGCAAGCATGTATTAAATGGAAGTCACCCAGATTTGCTTTGGCTTAAAGAGCCAGAGGAAATGAAAATTGATAGATTAAGAAAGGTTGTAAAATTTTTTAATTTATCATCCTTTTCTGATTCTTATAAAATTGTTATAATAGAAAATGCTCATAATTTAAATATTTCTTCTGCTAATTCAATTTTGAAATTCTTAGAAGAACCACCTGTTGAGACAATTATTATTTTTATATCTAACAGCTTTTATGACATTCCAGCTACAGTTAGGTCTCGTTGTCAGGTTTTAAGATTTTCGTCTCCGTCTAAAGAAGAAATTAAAAATGGCTTAAAAAAAACATTTAAATTAAAAGAAAAAGCAATTGATGAAATGATATATTTAGCAATGAATCGTTTAAGAATTGTAAATGAATTTGCTGCTAATCCAGCTACAATAAATATTTTTAAAAATAAAATAAATAAAATTATAAATTTTCTAGATAGTAATAAAAGAGAAAATAAATATCAGTTATTTAATTATTCTTCTAAAACAGCTATTGATGATTTAAATAATTTATTAATAGTTATTAGATTTTTAATTTTATCAAAGTTGAACAATTCATTAATTAATGAATCTATTTTATCTAATAATTTAAAAAAAGTTTCAGCTAAATATACGATTAAAAAGCTGACCACTATATTAGATTTAATTATTAGAACCCGCTCATGGATAGAAGGTAATACAAATAAAAAATTAGCAATAGCTAATATTTTAATCAATCTTTAAGCATGTTAAAACAAAAACAATTCCATTTATTATTGATACTTATGTTTGTTCTTTTTTCTACAAGTGCTTGTATTAAGGTTAGTATTAAAGATTCCTTTGATGGAGGAATCTTTAAGACAATAGATGGTGGAAATAATTGGATTCAAAGAAATAAATTATTAAAACTTGATGAGCAAGAAAATTTTTTAAGTAATCTTGATATAAGTGTTTTGATTTTTGACCCGCAAGACAATAAAACATTATATTTAGGTACAAAAAAAAACGGAGCCTTTGTAAGTTTTAATTCAGGCAAATCTTGGCAAGAAATTACGAATTTTGATGACACAAAGGCAATAAATTCTATTGTGGTTGACCCTCAATTTAAG belongs to Patescibacteria group bacterium and includes:
- a CDS encoding tyrosine--tRNA ligase, which gives rise to MHILEDLKSRGLIYQTTNYDGLYKKLKSPPVFLYVGFDPTADSLHIGNLLQIITLIRFSKAGHFLVVVNGTTTGLIGDPSGKKSERPLLAKKDLLKNAHNIKKQLKQILKPVKKSVKIITNHQWFDKINIIDFFRDIGKHFPIGYMLAKDSVKSRMSSGISFTEFSYMVLQAYDYLKLNKKFNCELQIGGSDQWGNITAGVDLIRKSLSKEVYGLTLPLITSPDGSKLGKSVKNGIWLDPNRTNAYQFYQFWVNTSDEQVIQFIKYFTFLNKQKIQKLADKVKAEPAKREAQKILAKELTQFIHGQSAMLKAQKISQTLFSEKLELLSKNEIQQAFVNVPSISMSKQSEIDLIDALVLIKACASKTQAREHIKGGGIYINGHKCNPSKQTINTTDRLRGKYTIIRKGKKKYFLIKWLI
- a CDS encoding glycosyltransferase family 4 protein, translated to MIVGIDFSGANRKQKTGVEWYSYYLIQHMIKLKHVKNIDFVIYYSSKLIEKIKNTPLNWHFKRLNWPFNFGWTQIRLAWELLRSKVDVIFFPSYFPPLLTFNKFKVTTVHDIGFTFFPKQYSFFKRIYYPLAHKIAVHFSDIIIVPSKFTKNELLKKYKIGPSKIKVIPIAYNRNIYKPKSDLTKVLSKYKIKQPYFLYVGRLEKKKNIANLIFAYEKFCKKYLDKGKAPNLVLIGSRGHGYNKVKSNISNNSKIIEMGYVELKDLPCFYSGAIAFIFPSIYEGFGIPVLEAMACGCPVIASNIPSVLEISANSCLYFNPINLDDIVYSMEKIIRDENLRKNLSIKGLDRVMDFSWRKCAQQTFDVMVNKFNK